The following coding sequences lie in one Capnocytophaga stomatis genomic window:
- a CDS encoding DUF6607 family protein — MKKLFVVSCLVSLFSVGTNAQNKKDVEAIKNMCGCYEVTFRYAETFQYGADSTYVPSKSSRSKALEWVELIEDSKKKLVLQHLLVVGKRDKQHVIKHWRQDWIYENTDLLKYQKDNEWSSYSLPKSAVKGQWTQKVYQVDDSPRYEQTATWVHVDGKSFWESEAAAPMPRREQEIRSDYNILLRRNRHEITNYGWLHVQDNDKVLRRDGKDDLVIAQERGYNTYKKVADEKCKAAQEFWQKNKEKWALVRNHWDAAFAQKGNLKVEEKVDGKALHEHLFNEEKYKTKEQIDAIMDVYISTKK; from the coding sequence ATGAAAAAGCTATTTGTCGTTTCGTGTTTGGTTTCTCTTTTTTCGGTAGGAACAAATGCTCAGAACAAAAAAGATGTTGAAGCCATAAAAAATATGTGTGGCTGTTATGAGGTAACTTTCCGTTATGCGGAAACTTTTCAGTATGGTGCGGATTCTACGTATGTGCCTTCAAAATCAAGTCGTTCCAAAGCATTGGAATGGGTAGAACTTATTGAAGATAGCAAAAAGAAGCTCGTTTTGCAACATTTGCTCGTGGTTGGGAAAAGAGATAAACAGCACGTTATCAAGCATTGGCGACAAGATTGGATTTATGAAAATACCGACCTTTTAAAATATCAAAAAGACAATGAGTGGAGCAGTTATTCTTTGCCCAAATCGGCGGTGAAAGGGCAATGGACACAAAAAGTATATCAAGTAGATGACAGCCCTCGTTACGAACAAACTGCTACTTGGGTTCACGTGGACGGAAAAAGTTTCTGGGAGAGCGAAGCAGCTGCTCCTATGCCACGACGCGAACAAGAAATCCGAAGTGATTACAACATACTTTTAAGACGTAACCGACACGAAATCACCAATTATGGCTGGTTGCACGTGCAAGACAATGATAAGGTTTTACGTCGTGATGGCAAAGATGATTTGGTAATTGCACAGGAGCGAGGCTACAATACTTACAAAAAAGTAGCTGACGAAAAATGCAAAGCAGCTCAGGAATTCTGGCAGAAAAACAAAGAAAAATGGGCTTTGGTTCGCAACCATTGGGATGCTGCTTTCGCTCAAAAAGGAAATCTTAAAGTGGAAGAAAAAGTTGATGGCAAGGCATTGCACGAACATCTTTTTAATGAAGAAAAATACAAAACCAAGGAACAAATAGATGCTATTATGGATGTTTACATAAGCACAAAAAAATAA
- a CDS encoding copper resistance protein CopD encodes MALHHIYLIIHLLAATIWVGGHLVLAIGFLPKALKNRDFGYIQRFEKTYEPIGMPSLLLLVVTGILMAYNFGAEIGSWFSFSSSIETVVSLKITCLLISVCFAISAQTRVLPQLRKGNIKKLPEMAFHIISVTTLGVIMVILGSFVRYGGINL; translated from the coding sequence ATGGCTTTACATCACATATATTTAATTATTCATCTGCTTGCTGCAACTATCTGGGTAGGAGGGCATTTGGTGCTTGCGATTGGTTTTTTGCCCAAAGCATTGAAAAACAGAGATTTTGGCTACATTCAAAGATTTGAAAAAACGTACGAACCTATCGGGATGCCTTCTCTTCTGTTGTTGGTCGTTACCGGAATTTTGATGGCTTATAATTTTGGTGCGGAAATCGGAAGTTGGTTTTCGTTTTCTTCGTCTATTGAAACCGTTGTTTCGTTGAAAATCACTTGTTTGCTGATTTCGGTTTGCTTTGCCATAAGTGCTCAAACTCGTGTGTTGCCTCAACTACGCAAAGGAAATATCAAAAAACTGCCTGAAATGGCATTTCACATCATTTCCGTAACTACTTTAGGGGTGATAATGGTTATTTTAGGGAGTTTTGTTCGTTATGGAGGAATCAATCTGTAA
- a CDS encoding family 20 glycosylhydrolase: MNKTFNGASSLLKVFAYLLPCVFPFYTLNFASVVGFHYLCGLAFCHNTKPTFIMKLHIFLLALPLFCIGLAKAQQTNPKPEVIPSVQQWEGKTGFFVLSQNTQIIVDKNFPQLESYISVFINDLRTEYGIRNQFKFVQPQSSYIFFTLSSDTSIPEEGYRIDIDENITVTASNTKGIFWATRTLLQMLENGGTNLPKGTINDFPMYSHRGFMLDVGRKFFTIDYLRDYIKILSYYKINEFQIHLNDNGFKVFYNDDWDKTYSAFRLQSDVFPGLAAKDGHYTKDEFRDLQRMGMLYGVNVIPEIDVPAHSLAFTHYKPEIGSDKYGRDHLDLYHPETYKFVDALYAEYLNGGNPVFVGADVHIGTDEYDKRESEKYREFTDRYLKYIQKLGKNVRMWGGLRWLKGETPVHSENVVVNAWSYDWVDPELSLKDGYKLISTCDTWLYIVPAAGYYRDFLDEKWLYEEWTPEKVNRKETLAEGTKGLLGGMFAVWNDHCGNGISQQDVHIRTLPAVKVLAEKMWKRNTSVNFDTFKKLSDRMGEAPQVNLSGKISSKTNLVMHYALNSKKEKDLSENEYNELQRNKIAINKKDKSLIFKSKESFIKTPILEIGYDYRVDFSLLLLEKTIDGATLFEGHDSKIHIKKEGEQFQIGFSRDGYTYYFAEKFGFGKWYNFGISGDYKGTSLYVNGKQSERLEGKTHSTNNGKNKIYIQQTLIFPLQYIGSSNQNSFQGRIKNLKINKL, encoded by the coding sequence TTGAACAAAACCTTTAACGGAGCATCTTCTCTGTTGAAGGTTTTTGCCTATTTATTACCTTGTGTTTTTCCTTTTTACACCTTGAACTTTGCTTCTGTGGTGGGGTTTCATTATCTTTGTGGCTTGGCGTTTTGCCATAATACGAAACCAACATTTATTATGAAACTACACATCTTTTTACTTGCTTTACCGCTTTTTTGCATAGGATTGGCAAAAGCCCAACAAACCAACCCAAAACCGGAAGTGATTCCGTCCGTACAACAATGGGAAGGAAAAACAGGTTTTTTTGTCCTCTCGCAAAACACTCAAATAATTGTCGATAAAAATTTTCCGCAATTAGAAAGCTACATTTCAGTATTTATCAATGATTTACGAACGGAATATGGCATCCGTAACCAATTCAAATTTGTACAACCTCAGTCAAGTTATATTTTTTTTACGTTGAGTAGCGACACGTCCATTCCTGAGGAAGGTTATCGTATCGACATTGATGAAAATATTACTGTAACAGCTTCAAACACAAAAGGAATCTTTTGGGCAACTCGAACGCTCTTGCAAATGCTCGAAAACGGAGGCACAAATCTTCCGAAGGGAACAATTAACGATTTTCCGATGTATTCCCATCGCGGATTTATGCTCGACGTGGGGCGTAAATTCTTCACCATTGATTATTTAAGAGATTACATCAAAATTCTGTCATATTACAAAATCAACGAATTTCAAATTCACCTGAACGACAACGGTTTTAAGGTTTTCTACAACGATGATTGGGACAAAACCTATTCGGCTTTTCGCTTGCAAAGTGATGTATTTCCGGGACTTGCAGCCAAAGACGGGCATTACACCAAAGATGAATTTCGTGATTTACAGCGAATGGGAATGCTTTACGGCGTTAATGTAATTCCCGAAATTGACGTGCCAGCTCATTCACTGGCTTTTACACATTACAAACCCGAAATAGGAAGCGACAAATACGGCAGAGACCATTTGGATTTGTATCATCCTGAAACTTACAAGTTTGTCGATGCCCTTTATGCCGAATATTTAAACGGAGGAAATCCTGTATTTGTGGGTGCTGATGTTCATATCGGTACGGACGAATACGACAAACGCGAGTCGGAAAAATACCGCGAATTTACGGACAGATACCTAAAATACATTCAGAAATTGGGCAAAAACGTGCGTATGTGGGGCGGATTGCGTTGGCTAAAAGGCGAAACGCCCGTACATTCGGAAAATGTGGTGGTAAACGCTTGGTCGTACGACTGGGTTGACCCCGAACTTTCGCTAAAAGACGGTTACAAACTCATCTCAACGTGTGATACGTGGCTATATATCGTGCCGGCGGCGGGTTATTATCGTGATTTTCTGGACGAAAAATGGCTTTATGAAGAATGGACACCCGAAAAAGTAAATCGGAAAGAAACACTCGCCGAAGGCACAAAAGGGCTTCTTGGCGGAATGTTCGCCGTGTGGAACGACCACTGTGGCAATGGCATCAGTCAGCAAGATGTACACATCCGCACGCTTCCGGCAGTGAAAGTATTGGCTGAAAAAATGTGGAAACGCAACACTTCCGTAAACTTCGATACGTTCAAAAAACTTTCCGACCGTATGGGAGAAGCTCCGCAAGTTAATCTAAGCGGAAAAATTTCTTCCAAAACGAATTTGGTAATGCATTATGCACTTAACAGCAAAAAAGAAAAAGATTTATCCGAAAATGAATACAACGAACTCCAAAGAAATAAAATCGCTATAAACAAAAAAGATAAATCGCTAATTTTCAAATCAAAAGAAAGCTTTATCAAAACACCTATTTTGGAAATTGGCTATGATTATCGGGTGGATTTTAGCTTGCTTCTGTTAGAAAAAACTATCGATGGAGCCACACTTTTTGAAGGACACGACAGCAAAATTCACATCAAAAAAGAAGGAGAGCAATTCCAAATTGGTTTTAGTCGTGATGGATATACCTACTATTTTGCGGAGAAATTCGGTTTTGGAAAATGGTACAATTTTGGAATTTCAGGCGATTACAAAGGAACATCGCTTTACGTAAACGGCAAACAATCCGAACGATTGGAAGGAAAAACGCACAGCACCAACAACGGAAAAAATAAAATATACATTCAGCAAACGCTTATCTTCCCATTGCAATACATCGGAAGTTCAAACCAAAACAGCTTCCAAGGAAGAATCAAAAACTTGAAAATTAATAAGTTGTAA
- a CDS encoding TonB-dependent receptor — protein MKNIKARFLILLLFCFGFSFADLYAQQPPPRKGTLSGKVIYTDGTPADMVTVFIKSVNRYTQTDEEGFFKIEHLPIGKHYEIEVKTFGNESVKVKVHFTKSNQQITIRLNNNQGISLGEVAVSGSSKGRQAKEQGYAMNVISTKEAILQNIQTTELLGRSAGVKIRQSAGMGSDISFNLNGLTGNSVRIFIDGIPIRNYGRSFSLSSIPPSMIERIEVYKGVLPAELSEDALGGGINVVLKKEMSNSLTTSYSYGSFNTHQWDLNGTYRDKKSGFTANLSSFYNYTDNNYKVWGETIYVTDNTTGEYTHVKAKRFHDKYYSSGIKSNFGFTRKKWADEFLLGFMFSETEKDIQTGATMQVVYGNRRTEYNSRMASLQYKKNDLFFKGLDVSTFTTYSKTNRQVIDTVPYIYTWEGKRAIGRNGKELTWQQGAEAGAPTLAMNDERNLANRSNVHYHITRNHAVGVSYFLGAFTRDIDDPTLPQHIRNRLDQRKYNKQIIGFNYDLNLFSNKLKASLFYKLYRQKVYLTEYDVVRRPNGTVDEKVIVHDRKINDKGYGMSLSYAITPKIMVSASVEKAIRLPGSTELLGNTSEGVTTNLSLKPEYSNNANLGLTLNAFIFGKHEIGGEINLFIRDIRDMILRGVPRTNDDFFRFENLGKVISKGADAELRYNWNKRLFINANVSYTNALFNLEHDPDTGLKYAHYRTRLRNTPYFTANVNAEYLLNDLIQKKSRLAINYNFGYTHEFFKEWEVYGAVGKAIIPTQPLHDVGLTYTFPNQKWTLAFNAKNIFDTQVFDNFALQKPGRAIFGKLTFSVF, from the coding sequence ATGAAAAACATTAAAGCACGCTTCTTAATACTTTTATTGTTCTGTTTTGGATTTTCTTTCGCGGATTTGTACGCTCAACAGCCACCACCTCGCAAGGGAACGCTTTCGGGTAAAGTGATTTACACTGACGGAACGCCCGCCGATATGGTTACGGTATTTATCAAAAGTGTGAACAGATACACCCAAACCGATGAGGAAGGATTCTTCAAAATAGAACATTTACCCATTGGGAAACATTATGAAATTGAAGTTAAAACCTTTGGTAATGAAAGTGTTAAGGTTAAGGTGCATTTCACAAAGAGCAATCAACAAATTACCATAAGGCTCAATAACAACCAAGGAATTTCGCTTGGCGAGGTTGCCGTTTCGGGTAGCAGTAAGGGCAGGCAAGCCAAAGAACAAGGCTATGCGATGAATGTTATCAGCACTAAAGAAGCCATTTTACAGAACATCCAAACTACGGAACTTTTGGGGCGTTCGGCGGGGGTGAAAATACGTCAGTCGGCGGGGATGGGTTCGGATATTTCCTTCAACCTGAACGGACTTACGGGCAATTCGGTACGGATTTTCATTGACGGAATCCCCATACGCAATTACGGGCGTTCGTTTTCACTCAGTAGCATTCCGCCATCAATGATTGAACGCATTGAGGTTTACAAAGGAGTGCTTCCTGCAGAGCTTTCGGAAGATGCCTTGGGCGGAGGAATCAACGTGGTTTTAAAGAAAGAAATGAGCAATTCGCTTACCACGTCGTACTCCTACGGGTCGTTCAATACGCATCAATGGGACTTAAACGGAACATATCGCGATAAAAAATCGGGCTTTACGGCTAATTTGTCTTCCTTTTATAATTATACGGATAACAATTACAAAGTATGGGGCGAAACCATTTATGTTACCGACAACACTACGGGCGAATATACGCACGTAAAAGCCAAGCGTTTTCACGATAAATATTATTCGTCAGGGATTAAGTCGAACTTTGGTTTCACGCGTAAAAAGTGGGCAGATGAATTCCTGCTTGGGTTTATGTTTTCTGAAACAGAGAAAGACATACAAACAGGAGCCACAATGCAAGTGGTTTACGGTAATCGCCGAACCGAGTACAATAGCCGTATGGCAAGTTTGCAGTACAAGAAAAACGATTTGTTTTTCAAAGGATTGGACGTAAGCACATTTACTACCTATTCCAAAACCAACAGACAAGTAATTGACACAGTTCCTTATATATACACTTGGGAAGGCAAAAGAGCCATCGGGCGTAACGGGAAAGAGCTTACTTGGCAACAAGGAGCCGAAGCAGGAGCCCCCACCTTGGCAATGAACGATGAGCGTAATCTTGCCAATCGTTCTAACGTTCATTATCACATCACCAGAAATCACGCTGTTGGGGTGAGCTATTTTTTAGGAGCTTTTACCCGTGATATTGATGACCCGACCTTACCTCAGCATATTCGCAATAGGCTTGATCAACGCAAGTACAACAAGCAAATCATCGGTTTTAATTACGATTTGAATTTATTCAGCAATAAACTAAAGGCATCGTTATTCTATAAATTATACAGGCAGAAAGTATATTTGACCGAATATGATGTAGTTCGAAGACCTAACGGAACTGTTGATGAGAAGGTTATCGTACACGACCGAAAAATAAATGATAAAGGTTACGGAATGTCTCTTTCATATGCCATAACTCCTAAAATAATGGTTTCAGCTTCTGTGGAAAAAGCCATACGCCTGCCCGGAAGCACCGAACTTTTAGGAAATACCAGCGAAGGCGTTACTACCAATCTGTCATTAAAACCCGAATACAGCAACAATGCCAATTTGGGGCTTACCTTAAATGCTTTCATTTTTGGCAAACACGAAATAGGAGGAGAAATAAACCTTTTTATACGGGACATACGGGATATGATTCTGCGTGGAGTGCCTCGTACGAATGATGATTTCTTCCGATTTGAAAACTTAGGAAAAGTTATCAGCAAAGGAGCCGATGCCGAACTGCGTTACAATTGGAATAAGCGTCTTTTCATCAATGCGAATGTTTCTTATACAAATGCACTCTTTAATTTGGAACACGACCCTGACACAGGCTTAAAATATGCTCATTACCGAACCCGATTGCGTAACACGCCCTATTTCACAGCCAACGTAAATGCCGAATATTTGCTTAATGATTTGATTCAGAAGAAATCACGATTGGCAATCAACTATAATTTCGGTTATACGCACGAGTTTTTCAAAGAATGGGAAGTATATGGAGCGGTAGGCAAAGCCATCATTCCTACGCAACCTTTGCACGATGTGGGGCTTACTTACACCTTCCCGAATCAAAAATGGACACTGGCATTCAACGCCAAAAACATATTTGATACACAGGTATTTGACAATTTCGCTCTGCAAAAACCCGGGCGAGCTATTTTCGGGAAATTAACATTTTCTGTATTTTAA
- a CDS encoding thiol-activated cytolysin family protein, which yields MQTQISVKAALFALSSAVLFSCQKAENAENPNAIENVNGFISSLPSVEQITPFAERLVTSASSRPASMFAKRLAVSGEGEQYEQAKQFEEQLLFSDDQEIFYPGALVKARTVVDGSYLPIAAPRKPITLSVSLQGKQGTNPSITIDNPKLSTVRTAISGLLEKDFQLPPANISYSYEEVHDEQHLKIALGGSYNGTATQVSASTGFKYDKEKTRFLVKIQQVFYTVDLDIPAKASDFFSEDFDYRTAFGDVKPVYISSIKMGRVLLLGIETSLSKKEAEAKINASIMNKTFDANAEVAYSDLQKSSKITGRVLGGNARLGGEAITSIEQIKKFVTEGAAYDKDNPGIAIAYKLRELGTNETFRTVIYSKYFKKFDTGRISFDLVIKDNLQTIAGQSANTGRGFLRRLNKKNILSENQFFFNNGGTTINIPAYEKGEELSIEFRRNGEDNIIFKLPSSETLLKTLEPLQEGQHLYDIDKNGLVLKDKDEKYILRIGLHNPKSE from the coding sequence ATGCAAACACAAATTTCAGTAAAAGCAGCCTTATTTGCTTTGTCATCAGCAGTACTTTTTTCTTGCCAAAAGGCAGAAAATGCTGAAAATCCAAATGCTATTGAAAATGTAAACGGATTCATAAGTTCGTTGCCTTCCGTTGAGCAAATCACTCCTTTCGCGGAAAGATTGGTAACCTCTGCCTCATCAAGACCCGCTTCAATGTTTGCCAAAAGGTTGGCTGTTTCAGGAGAAGGAGAACAATACGAACAAGCAAAACAGTTTGAAGAACAGCTTTTATTCTCTGACGACCAAGAAATTTTCTATCCTGGGGCTTTGGTAAAAGCCAGAACCGTAGTTGATGGGTCATACCTACCGATTGCCGCTCCCAGAAAGCCTATAACGTTATCCGTTTCCCTACAAGGAAAACAAGGAACAAACCCTTCAATCACCATTGATAATCCGAAACTTTCAACCGTGCGTACGGCAATAAGCGGTCTGTTAGAAAAAGATTTTCAGCTTCCTCCTGCCAATATTTCTTATTCTTACGAAGAGGTACACGATGAGCAACATCTGAAAATTGCTTTGGGCGGTAGCTACAACGGAACAGCCACACAAGTAAGTGCAAGCACAGGATTCAAGTACGACAAAGAAAAAACGCGTTTTTTGGTAAAAATTCAGCAAGTTTTCTACACCGTTGACCTTGATATTCCTGCCAAAGCGTCTGATTTCTTCTCCGAAGATTTTGATTACAGAACTGCTTTCGGCGATGTAAAGCCTGTTTACATTTCTTCCATTAAAATGGGTAGAGTGCTTCTTTTGGGGATAGAAACCAGTTTAAGCAAAAAAGAAGCAGAAGCAAAAATCAATGCTTCTATTATGAACAAAACCTTTGATGCTAATGCGGAAGTAGCGTACAGCGACTTGCAAAAATCATCAAAAATCACGGGACGTGTTTTGGGAGGAAATGCCCGACTTGGAGGCGAAGCCATCACAAGTATTGAGCAAATCAAAAAGTTCGTAACCGAAGGTGCTGCTTACGATAAAGACAACCCAGGTATTGCTATTGCCTACAAATTAAGAGAGTTAGGTACAAACGAAACTTTCAGAACGGTTATCTACTCAAAATATTTCAAAAAATTTGACACAGGAAGAATCAGTTTTGATTTGGTTATAAAAGATAATTTACAAACCATCGCAGGACAATCTGCCAACACAGGAAGAGGATTTTTAAGAAGATTGAACAAGAAAAATATCCTTTCAGAAAACCAATTTTTCTTTAATAACGGAGGTACGACCATAAATATTCCTGCTTATGAAAAAGGTGAAGAACTCTCCATTGAGTTCAGAAGAAACGGAGAAGACAATATCATTTTCAAATTACCTTCTTCCGAAACCTTATTAAAAACCCTTGAACCACTTCAAGAAGGACAGCATTTGTATGACATTGATAAAAACGGCTTAGTTTTAAAAGACAAAGATGAAAAATATATTCTAAGAATAGGTCTTCATAATCCAAAGTCAGAATAG
- a CDS encoding DUF4198 domain-containing protein encodes MKKHLLNIMLFFMGCLAMQAHTVWIETESSGKLNKPHQVKVFFGEPDSPTFTEKWFSDIKDLELLLIHPSGKKEILSKSQQESYYLASFIPAEKGVYTLSVKHLVKDTFKEMKITYQSVAFVSVGTKEVSELTLGELPLQLSFDTSAVKVNGSKTFKMLKEGNVAAKERVSITSQNGWAMAYRSDSNGRIKFNPLWKGNYLLEFSWSNKEEGNHNGKPYKVNYHTVNYLIKVK; translated from the coding sequence ATGAAAAAACATCTTTTGAACATAATGCTGTTCTTTATGGGTTGCTTAGCGATGCAAGCCCACACGGTATGGATAGAAACGGAAAGTAGTGGAAAATTAAACAAACCGCATCAGGTTAAGGTCTTCTTCGGAGAGCCCGACAGCCCTACTTTTACCGAAAAATGGTTTTCGGATATTAAAGATTTGGAACTCTTGTTGATACATCCTTCGGGAAAGAAAGAAATCTTGAGTAAAAGCCAACAAGAAAGCTATTATTTGGCATCGTTTATTCCTGCTGAAAAAGGCGTTTACACCCTTTCGGTGAAGCATTTGGTAAAAGATACCTTTAAAGAAATGAAAATTACGTATCAGTCGGTAGCTTTTGTAAGTGTTGGCACGAAAGAAGTTTCAGAACTTACTTTGGGTGAATTGCCTTTGCAGCTTTCGTTTGATACTTCAGCAGTGAAAGTAAACGGCAGCAAAACTTTTAAAATGCTGAAAGAAGGCAATGTTGCTGCGAAAGAACGTGTTAGCATCACTTCCCAAAACGGCTGGGCGATGGCATACCGCAGCGACAGCAACGGCAGAATAAAATTCAATCCGCTTTGGAAAGGAAATTATTTGCTGGAGTTTTCGTGGTCAAACAAAGAGGAAGGCAACCACAACGGAAAACCTTACAAAGTGAACTATCACACTGTTAATTACTTGATTAAGGTAAAGTAA
- the pth gene encoding aminoacyl-tRNA hydrolase: protein MKKYLIAGLGNIGLEYKNTRHNIGFKVVDHLAEKHNVTFTTQRLGDIAELKHKGRTFILLKPSTYMNLSGKAVRYWLEKENIPIENLLVVTDDLNLAFGTIRIKAKGSDGGHNGLKDIQAQLGTTVYARFRFGISNDFTKGKQVDYVLGQWNEEEEKLLTERLEKSAEAVLSFGLAGLNITMNTFNNK from the coding sequence ATGAAGAAATATTTAATAGCAGGGTTAGGAAATATCGGGTTGGAATATAAAAATACACGTCATAATATTGGTTTTAAGGTAGTTGACCATTTGGCAGAAAAGCATAACGTTACCTTTACCACGCAAAGATTGGGCGATATTGCCGAATTAAAGCATAAAGGGCGTACTTTCATTCTGTTAAAACCTTCTACTTATATGAATCTCAGCGGAAAAGCAGTTCGTTATTGGTTGGAGAAGGAAAATATTCCTATTGAAAATCTGCTTGTTGTTACCGATGATTTGAATTTGGCTTTTGGAACCATTCGCATTAAAGCAAAAGGCAGTGACGGAGGGCATAACGGGCTTAAAGATATTCAGGCTCAGCTTGGAACCACTGTGTATGCACGTTTCCGCTTCGGGATAAGTAATGATTTCACAAAAGGAAAACAAGTGGATTATGTTCTGGGGCAATGGAACGAGGAAGAGGAAAAATTACTTACCGAGCGTTTGGAAAAAAGTGCCGAAGCGGTGCTTTCTTTCGGCTTGGCAGGGCTAAACATTACAATGAATACGTTTAACAACAAGTAA
- a CDS encoding LacI family DNA-binding transcriptional regulator — protein MKRKITIKDIAKELDVSVSTVSKAINDSDEISDETKQRVKALVELYDYKPNSVALSLKSKKSKTIGLIIPEIAHDFFSMVVKGIESVTNEKGYKIIACFSNELLEQEVKNIETLVQTGIDGFIVALSKETQQKKDYRHLREVLNQEISLVLIDRVAQDIYCDKVIVDDAMASYKAVNHLINSGYHRIGILTIPDYISVGNLRTQGYKNALQDANISVDENLILAIEDIHSDGEISDFFNTRKFDALLCSNEFLAVKALREAHDRNIKVPEQLGVVTFADGFLAKNSYPKLTAIDQHGIEIGKKAAELLIERTESKDKERNYRTEIIKTSLVVRESTR, from the coding sequence ATGAAACGAAAAATCACTATAAAGGACATTGCAAAGGAATTGGACGTGAGCGTTTCAACTGTTTCTAAGGCAATTAATGACAGTGATGAAATCAGTGATGAAACAAAACAACGCGTAAAAGCCTTGGTGGAACTGTATGATTACAAGCCTAATAGCGTTGCCTTGAGCCTGAAAAGCAAAAAATCCAAAACAATTGGGCTTATCATTCCTGAAATTGCACACGATTTCTTTTCAATGGTAGTGAAAGGAATAGAAAGTGTTACCAATGAAAAAGGATACAAGATAATCGCTTGTTTTTCAAATGAATTGCTTGAGCAAGAAGTGAAAAATATTGAAACTTTAGTACAAACAGGCATTGACGGATTCATTGTAGCTCTTTCCAAAGAAACACAACAAAAGAAAGATTACCGACATTTGCGTGAAGTGCTCAATCAAGAAATTTCCTTAGTTTTGATTGACCGTGTGGCTCAGGATATTTACTGTGATAAAGTAATTGTTGATGATGCAATGGCTTCATACAAAGCAGTTAATCATTTGATAAACAGTGGGTATCATCGTATCGGGATATTGACCATACCTGATTACATCAGTGTGGGGAATTTACGCACACAAGGTTACAAAAATGCGTTGCAAGATGCTAACATATCGGTTGATGAAAATCTGATTTTGGCTATTGAGGATATCCATTCCGATGGGGAAATATCCGATTTTTTTAACACACGTAAGTTCGATGCTTTATTGTGCAGCAATGAATTTTTAGCAGTAAAAGCTTTGCGAGAAGCTCACGACAGAAACATTAAAGTGCCTGAGCAACTGGGAGTTGTAACTTTTGCAGACGGGTTTTTGGCAAAAAATTCATATCCGAAACTTACAGCAATTGACCAACACGGAATAGAGATTGGTAAAAAAGCCGCAGAACTTCTCATAGAAAGAACCGAAAGTAAGGATAAGGAACGAAATTATCGGACAGAAATAATAAAAACCTCATTAGTAGTCAGAGAATCAACAAGATAA